From the genome of Brevibacterium sp. JSBI002, one region includes:
- a CDS encoding cytochrome ubiquinol oxidase subunit I: protein MELDPVLIGRWQFGITTVYHFWMVPLTLGLGMLVAVLQTIYHRTGNEVYLRSTKFFGKLFLINFIMGVATGLVQEFQFGMAWSEYSRFVGDVFGAPLALEALLAFFLESTFLGLWIFGWGRLPRAVHLGSLWLAVIGTWISAYFIIVANSWMQHPVGVEMVDGRPVMTDVWAVLGNNTAVAAFTHTIFGALAVGGSFLLGISWYHLYHRRKAGIDTVGADGKVVVGSSKELPGRDKTDHAVWIKSLRIGAIVGVLAFAGVSITGDVQAKLMFDQQPMKMASAEAACHDGTQFSVLTIADPSSNDCDGVQNIFEIPGLLSFLANGDFDTPVHGVTTLLPEYQERYGTHIPDDPRYGDHAGEPIDYQPIMIVTYWGFRMMIGFGVLAAGVCVIGLWLARKGTVPESKWLSRGFVLAITAPFLANSAGWIFTEMGRQPFVVAPNPAQLDGVYMYTQAALSPEVTPAMLLFSLISLTSVYGILMVVELRLITKYVKGGVAAAMPELDQTNTKPTITDNGDDVLSFAY from the coding sequence ATGGAGCTGGACCCGGTCCTCATCGGACGGTGGCAATTCGGAATCACAACGGTCTACCACTTCTGGATGGTGCCGTTGACCCTGGGACTCGGCATGCTCGTGGCGGTCCTGCAGACGATCTATCATCGCACCGGCAACGAGGTGTACCTGCGGAGCACGAAGTTCTTCGGCAAGCTCTTCCTCATCAACTTCATCATGGGCGTGGCTACCGGACTGGTCCAGGAATTCCAATTCGGCATGGCTTGGAGCGAATACTCCCGCTTCGTCGGCGACGTCTTCGGCGCACCCCTTGCGCTTGAGGCTCTGCTGGCATTCTTCCTCGAATCGACGTTCCTCGGCCTGTGGATCTTCGGCTGGGGCCGACTGCCTCGCGCGGTTCATCTCGGCTCGCTGTGGCTCGCCGTCATCGGCACATGGATCTCGGCCTACTTCATCATCGTCGCGAATTCCTGGATGCAGCACCCCGTCGGCGTCGAGATGGTCGACGGTCGGCCCGTGATGACCGACGTCTGGGCGGTCCTCGGCAACAACACCGCCGTCGCCGCCTTCACGCACACGATCTTCGGCGCCCTGGCAGTGGGCGGATCCTTCCTCCTCGGCATCTCCTGGTACCACCTCTACCACCGGCGCAAGGCCGGAATCGACACCGTCGGTGCCGACGGCAAGGTCGTCGTGGGCTCTTCGAAGGAGCTTCCCGGGCGGGACAAGACGGATCATGCGGTGTGGATCAAGTCCCTGCGCATCGGCGCGATCGTCGGCGTCCTCGCCTTCGCCGGCGTTTCGATCACCGGCGACGTCCAAGCCAAGCTGATGTTCGATCAGCAGCCCATGAAGATGGCCTCCGCCGAGGCGGCCTGCCACGACGGCACCCAATTCTCCGTCCTCACGATCGCCGATCCGTCGTCGAACGACTGCGACGGAGTGCAGAACATCTTCGAGATCCCCGGTCTGCTGTCCTTCCTGGCCAACGGCGACTTCGATACCCCGGTCCACGGAGTGACGACGCTGCTGCCTGAATACCAGGAGCGCTACGGCACCCATATCCCCGACGACCCGCGGTACGGCGACCACGCCGGCGAACCCATCGACTACCAGCCGATCATGATCGTCACCTACTGGGGCTTCCGCATGATGATCGGGTTCGGCGTTCTGGCCGCCGGCGTCTGCGTCATCGGGCTGTGGCTGGCCCGCAAGGGCACGGTGCCCGAGTCGAAATGGCTCAGCCGCGGATTCGTCCTGGCCATCACGGCGCCGTTCCTGGCGAACTCGGCAGGATGGATCTTCACCGAAATGGGACGCCAGCCCTTCGTCGTCGCACCGAACCCGGCTCAGCTCGACGGGGTGTACATGTACACCCAGGCGGCGCTGTCACCCGAGGTGACACCGGCGATGCTGCTGTTCTCACTGATCAGTCTCACCTCCGTCTACGGAATTCTGATGGTCGTCGAACTGCGGCTGATCACGAAGTACGTCAAGGGGGGAGTCGCCGCGGCGATGCCCGAACTCGACCAGACGAATACGAAACCCACGATCACCGACAACGGCGACGACGTCCTGTCGTTCGCGTACTGA
- a CDS encoding BlaI/MecI/CopY family transcriptional regulator, with product MGTLGELERSVMDAIWVHDDGLSAAELREVLSDRELALTTVHTVLSRLEKKGFVTRDRSVRPHRYVAVSTREDHVVELMTEMLSQAPDRQAVLARFLGTVSEADTKALRNLLGRNHSTQS from the coding sequence GTGGGAACACTGGGTGAACTCGAACGCAGCGTCATGGACGCCATCTGGGTCCACGACGACGGGTTGAGCGCCGCCGAACTCCGCGAAGTCCTCTCGGATCGCGAGCTCGCGCTGACAACGGTCCATACCGTCCTGTCTCGACTCGAGAAGAAGGGCTTCGTCACTCGCGATCGCAGCGTCCGTCCGCATCGCTACGTCGCGGTATCGACACGTGAAGACCACGTGGTGGAGCTGATGACCGAGATGCTGTCTCAGGCACCGGATCGTCAGGCTGTCCTCGCTCGCTTCCTCGGCACCGTCTCTGAGGCCGATACCAAGGCGCTGCGCAATCTGCTCGGGCGCAATCACTCGACGCAGTCCTGA
- a CDS encoding M56 family metallopeptidase, translating into MTIVGIVLAVLAFLLAWPIPAALARFRGDPISEVVLWQAVGLSGGLSLIGAALAFAVAPGTTSLPQGLFDLIRGKDHTQLSLSAWIFLIIAVLLIARLLGCLILTLYSARQTRLRHDEILHLLSEPSIAYPDTRIITTDEAVAYCLPKGPRKGTAVLSTGLLKALDEDERTAVIAHERAHLDFRHDVLVIPFAAWHRALPYFSATAIGLNSVNRLIELMADDQARDHVDPQILAQAVRSAAAISPDHRSDLSLQRIQRLSHPLDPARIPVRLMSIGLAVLLLLLPTLLIVTPSAFGI; encoded by the coding sequence ATGACCATCGTGGGAATCGTTCTGGCCGTGCTGGCTTTTCTGCTGGCATGGCCTATTCCTGCGGCACTCGCGCGTTTCCGCGGTGACCCGATCTCCGAGGTCGTCCTCTGGCAGGCAGTCGGACTCTCCGGAGGCCTCTCCCTCATCGGCGCCGCCCTCGCCTTCGCGGTCGCCCCGGGAACGACGAGTCTCCCGCAGGGACTCTTCGACCTTATCCGGGGCAAAGACCACACTCAGCTCTCACTCTCGGCCTGGATCTTCCTCATCATCGCCGTGCTCCTCATCGCTCGGCTGCTCGGTTGCCTGATCTTGACCCTCTATTCGGCGCGACAGACTCGCCTGCGCCACGACGAGATCCTGCATCTGCTCAGTGAACCGTCGATCGCCTATCCCGACACACGCATCATCACGACCGACGAAGCCGTCGCCTACTGCCTGCCCAAGGGGCCGCGGAAGGGCACTGCCGTACTGTCGACCGGTCTGCTCAAAGCCCTCGACGAGGATGAGCGCACCGCCGTCATCGCCCATGAGCGGGCGCATCTGGATTTCCGGCACGATGTGCTCGTCATCCCGTTCGCCGCATGGCATCGGGCCCTGCCGTACTTCTCGGCCACGGCGATCGGGCTGAACTCGGTGAATCGGCTCATCGAACTCATGGCCGACGATCAGGCCCGCGATCATGTCGATCCGCAGATCCTGGCTCAGGCGGTGAGATCGGCCGCCGCGATCAGTCCCGACCACCGCAGCGATCTGTCTCTGCAACGCATCCAGCGCCTGTCGCATCCCCTGGATCCGGCAAGGATCCCCGTGCGGCTGATGTCGATCGGACTGGCCGTACTGCTGCTGCTCCTGCCGACCCTGCTCATCGTCACACCGTCCGCATTCGGCATCTGA